The genomic window tgatcctaagacgcactgcttgggaccccctacccgagatccgccggttttgacaccgacaccatccaTGACTACAGTGACACTCCTTCCGAAGACGTGTTTACTCCTGAAGAGCAGGCGGTCCTCCACGCTAAAGAGGCAACAAAGGAAGTGCCATTGGAAGAGGTGAACTTGAACCTGCGTGGGGGCGAGGTCCTACCTGAACCACTAAATATCAAGTCGACAAGGGTGCAGAAGCCAGCCGACCCAAAGGAGGCGCCTTTGCAGGGGGAGGAATACCAACACCAAGGCCAAGAGAAGATGAAGGCACGTGACATTGACTACAACATCATCGTCCACCTCAAGCGGATTCCAGCACTTTTGAGTGTGCATGACGCGCTCATGATGGTGCCCGACCTTCACGAGGCCCTTATCAAGGCGCTCCATGCCCCAGAAATCTACGAGGTGTCCATGGTGAAACACCGTCTTTGATCCAGCCCCTTGTTCGTGAATGAGATCACGTTCGATGAAGAGGACAGGCTCATAGATGATGGTGACCACAACTGGACACTGTATGTGGAAGGTAATATTGGTGTTGCACATCTTCGCAGGATCCTCATAGACCCAGGGTCTGCCATGAACATTCTCCCTCTTCGGAGTTTGACGCGGGTAGGTTTTATGATGGACGACTTGGAGGCTACTGACGTGATGATCAGCGGCTTCGACAACCAAGGGAAGCCTACACTAGGTGCCATTACATTGAAGATCCAGATGTCAACTTTTAGCTTCAAGGTGCGGTTCTTCGTCATCGAGGCGAATACCTCCTACTCCGCCCTTCTAGGAAGACCGTGGATCCACAAGTACCGCGTTGTGCCATCCACCCTCCATCAATGCCTGAAGTTCCTCGACACTAGCGGCACACAAAAGCGCATCATCGGCAACATATCTCCTTATACTGTGCAAGAATCTCACCATGCAGATGCGAAGTACTACTTCCCCGTTGTAAATAGCGACCAGCAGTTGGGGCACACAACACCCCGGGTGGGTCTCTTGACCAAACCAAGTTTTGGGCCAGTAGCTGACATGAAGCTCCCCATAATGCCGAGCTCACCCGCCGATGCAAAGGGCTCCTCCTCTCGGAGTCACAGGAGCTAAGTCCGTAGACGATCATCTTCATCTGTGCGGTACGACTATAGCCCCTCTTCCCAATTGCAGGTAGGGGGCTCTACTTTGATGTCACGTGGAACATGATCTTCTATGCCTGGTCCAGTGACCCCATTATTGTTGAAGGCAAGGTTCCTGACGTCAACGCCATTCACGCCGAGGTCGGCTACAACAATTTCTCAAGAGGCTGCCACTTCTTCATCAGCTTTGGTGCACCGAGAGCCCATTTGTTTAACACTTGTAAGCTCTGCAGGTGCCCAGGAAGGCTCCAAGATGCTAACACGAAGCAATGATGCACGGCCACCCATCACGCTACGGGCACACAACCCTCGGAAGGAAGAACATGCGCCCATACCGATAGCTGAtagaagaagaataaaagaagtGGAGGAAGTCGCAAGGGGAGCTCAAGGTGTACAACCCCCATCGCTCTATGTCTCAGTGACGTCCCCATTGGAGGTTTGGGATATCCCCAATTTGTTTGGATCTAGAGTCCAGACCATTTTCTACAAGGTCCTGCAGGTAAAACAATGTGATTTTGTATTTGAATTTCCCCAAACTTGCAGTGATCCAGAGGAGGTACTAACGACAATGAAGGCGGAGCCCAAGATGGTTCGCTTGTTGGAGAAGGCCGGGATCACTCTTGGGCGGAACAACAGGATGCTTCCGCCACCCTCAATATGCAAGGAATGGTGGAGACAAGCGGAAGACCTCATCAAGAAGAAAGGCAAAGCTCAACCAAAGTTTGGGCTTGGCTACATCAACCTCGATGGCCCTAGCAATGAGGGGAAGCTCAGCTCCGCGCCAGCACCATAAGAACCAGAAGACAAAGGGCGACCGTTGCCAGAAGGAGACTTCTACAACACCagcatgccttttgggttgaagaatgcgGGTGCAACATACCAGCATGCCATGATATCCGTCCTTGGCAATCCGATACACCATACGACGGGATGCTGCACCTATGACATCCCCGATGAAGAGGAGGAGCACGGTGATGGAACACGAGTCGACTGCCACACCACTTCCATCTCATTGAGCATTGACTCCGACACTTTGTCCACCATTCCTCATCAACAACACTCTGCCAACGGTGAGCCAAGTAACATCGAGGAACTTAGCTCCATATCAACACCACAGGAGTTAGAGGACGGAGGGCAGCCCACCATCGATGACCTCGTCCAAGTCAACCTTGGAACAGAGGGTGACCCATGCCCCACTTTTGTTAGCGCCACGCTGATGGAAGAGGAGCGAGAGGACTATCGAAGCTTTTTGATGGAGTATCGAGACTGCTTCGCCTGGAGTTACAAGGAGATGCCAGGTTTGGACCCTCGTGTTGCCACACACAAGTTGGTGATTGACCCATGATTCTGTCCCATCAAGCAACAATCACGACGGTTACGTCCAGAACTCGAAGACGATGTCATCGCGGAGGTCGACAAGTTAATAGCTGCAGGTTTCATCAAGGAGACGAAGTATCCACGGTGGCTCGCCAATATTGTCCCGGTGGAGAAGAAGAATGGGCAGATACGAATCTGCCAGGACTTCCGCGACCTGAATCGGGCTTGCCCAAAGGATGACTTTCCTCTCCCAATCCCAAAAATCATCATCGACTCCACCACATGCCATGGCACACTTTCCTTCATGGACGGTTCATCAGGCTACAACCAGATCAAGATGGATCCTGATGACGCCATCGACACCGCTTTCAGGACCCCGAAGGGCAACTTCTACTACACCGTCATGCCATTCGGACTGAATAATGCCGGTGCAACATACCAGCGTACTATGACATGCGTTCTTGGTGATTTGATACATCATTCGGTGGAAtgctatgttgatgacatggtggtcaaaaccaaggatcgcAAGCACCACCAGGAGGATCTTCGGGTCGTCTTTGAGCGGCTGCGTTAACATCAACTCAAGATGAACCCGATGAAATGTGCCTTTGCTATTCAGTCAGGCCGCTTCCTCGATTTTGTTGTTCATCACCGAGGCATAGAGATCGAGcctaagaagatcaaggccatcccCGGCATGCCACCACCTCAAGATCTCAAGGAGTTGAGGTCATTGCAGGGGAAGCTAGCGTACATCCGGCGCTTCATATCCAACCTCTCCGGACGCATCCAGCCCTTCTCAAGCCTCATGAAGAAAGGAGCACCGTTCGTGTGGGATAAAGGATGCCAACGGGGATTCGATGAAATCAAAAGGTACCTCCTTAATCCGCCTGTCTTGGCAGCTCCCGTAAAGGGGCGTCCACTCATCCGATACATTGCAGTGCAGCCTACTTTGATAGGTTCTTTGTTCGCCCAAAACAATGACGAGGGGAAGGAGGTGGCGTGTTACTACTTAAGCCCCACCATGGTGGGGGATGAGCGAAACTACTCTTCTATAGAGAAGTTGTGCTTGGCCCTAATCTTCGCTTTGAGGAAGCTCAGGCACTACACGTTGAAGCATGAAGTCCATCTAATCGCGAGGGCGGACCCAGTGAGGTACGTTTTAAGTCAGACCGCACCCATGGGGAGACTTGGAAAATGGGCACTTATCATGATGGAGTTTCACATCACCTTTGTGCCTCAAAAAGAAATCATGGGTCAAGCCTTGGCGGAATTTCTCGCGGCGCACCCAATTCCAAACGACTCGACTCTTGTCACGGACCTTCCTGATGAGGAGGTTTTCAACGTCAACCTCGACGCGTCATGGGAGCTCTACTTTGATGGTGCCTCCCACATGGATGCCGACCCCGATGATACCCCAAGATGAAGAGCCGGTGCAGGTTTGGTGTTCAAAACGCCGCAAGGAGGGGTGATGTATCACTCATTCTCCCTCCTCAAGGAAGAATGCTCCAACAACGAAgcggagtacgaggcgctcatcttcGGCCTCCTCTTGGCGCTCTCCATGGAGGTTTGTTCCTTGCGGGCTTATGGAGACTCTCAACTCATCATCCGTCAAGTCAACGACATCTATGAAGTTCGCAAGCCTGAACTGGTGCTGTACTATGCCGCGGCCCGGAATCTAATGGAAAATTTTCAACATGTTGAAGTGCATCATGTCCCGCGAAGTAGGAATGCGCCTGCTGATGCCTTAGCGAAACTAGCAGCGGCATTGGTGCTTCCAGATAATAAAACAATGCAGGTGAACATGGAAGAAAGGTGGCTACTCCCGGCTGTCTTGGAGCTACTCCCGGCTGTCTTGGAGCTCATCCCGACAGAGTACAAAGTCAATACCGTCATGACGAATGCCGTAGAGGAGGGCGAGTGGCTGCAACCCTTCCTCGACTACTTCAAGCATGGGACGACTCCCTTTCTATCTTTTTTAAGAAGGTGTCCTATACAGGCGTTCACAGGATAGGAGGTCCTACTTTGATGCGTCAACCGAAGTGAAGCCGACAAGATCTTGCAGGAGATGCATCATGGGGTCTGTAGCGGGCACCAAGGAGGAGCAAAAATGTATCATAGTATACGTCTAGCTGGATACTACTGGCTTGGAATTATGGCGGACTGCCTTCGGGTGGCGAAGTCATGCCACAATTGCCATGTCCATGGTGATTTCAAGCACCAGCCGCCAGTCCCTCTTCACCCTACCATTCCCTCTTGGCCATTCGATGCTTGGGGAATCGACGTCATCGGCCCTATTGACCCTCCATCTTCCAGGGGGCATTGCTTCATCCTCGCCGCGACGGACTACTTCTCAAAGTGGGCGGAAGCTGTTCTACTACGGGAGGTGAAGAGTGACAACATCATCAACTTCCTAGAACAAAACATCATATATCGCTTTGGGATACCTCATCAGGTCACCTTCGACAATGGCAAGGCCTTCAAGTCTAAAGATGTATAGGTTCACGGAGAAGTACAAGGTGAAGTggaactactccaccggctactacccTCAAGATAACGGTGCGATCGAGGCTTTCAACAAGACGCTCGACAAGATACTCAAGAAGATGGTGACAAGGAATAGGAGAGACTGACATGACCATCTCTTCGAGGCCTTATGGGCATACCGCATCATAGTCCGTACCCCAACACAGGCGACTCCATTTTCTCTCGTGTACGGGAGTGAGGCAGTCCTACCACTGGAGGTCCAGCTACCCTCTTTGAGGGTGGCTATCCAAGATGAAATCACCCACGACGAACAGGAACAACTACGGTTTCATGAGCTCGACGCCCTTGAAGAGGGGCGACTTCATGCCCTACAGAACAGGGAGCTTTACCGCCAGAATATGGTGAGAGCTTATGACAAGCTCGTCAAGCAACACGTCTTCCGAAAAGGCGATTTGGTTCTCGTGCTCAGGCGACCCATTGTCGTGACGCACAAGACGAAGGGCAAGTTCGAGCCAAAGTGGGAAGGGCCATACGTCATCGAGCAAGTCTACGACGGAGGAGCATATCAGCTCATCGATTCCCAAGGAGTCCGACCTATGCCCCCAATCAACGGAAGGTTCctcaaaaaatatttttcttaaatttttTGCCTCTTTTGCTTTTTCATTGGGGAAACTTTTTCTGTGGGCTATCGGATCCATGATGCATTCTCCTTTGCATTTCGTGGATATATCTAGTTGTCCCCAATTTTTACGGACTAAGTCCAACGAAAAATGGTTTTCCCCTAGCACAAAGCTGTTGATTGAAGTTTTGGCTACCCTAGGACTCGCTGGAGGGCGGCACAATGTGTTGATTCGCAGGTGGAGCAGCTCCTACACCCACAACGCATGACACGTGCCAGGTGTATGCTTTGAGAGGCAGCGGAGATGATTACTTGGGCACTTCTGAGTATTGAGACCCCGCGCTCTTCATGTTTCCCGGCATGCCTCGTGTTCACAGAGGCTCGCACTCCAGGGAAGACTATAGGAAAAGATCATGGAGGGCTGCTTGACCCAACACAAGTTGGTTTGGTGTGTAGTCACATGGCAACCCTGGGGTGTGCCACCAGAAGCCCCAGATAAAGTGCTAGAGGGTTTTTCCTAGTCCACAGAGGTGAACAGTTCCCTTCCTAGTTCCCAAGGTGGGTCCCGAAGAATCCTGGAAGAAGAGTCCCCAAGAAGTTCGAGCCGAATGTCAAAACAAGTCCGTGAAGTCCGCGACCAGTCAATCATCCGCGTGAGGAATAAGATGAAATTCCAAAGTCCATGAAGCAAATTCAAGAAAGAAAATCCCAACAGTCCAAGGAGCAATCAAGCGTTCCCAAGCAGTAAGGAACCCACTGGAAGGAAGGCGGGAGGTAGCTGTTCACCACCCCTCAAGATTCATGAAGGAAAATCGCCAAGATGTTGTCCCAAAACCATTTACCCTGAACTTATCACGCCCAAGTCTCTGGGCTCATGGGGCGTGTGCAGGGGGCATGCTGAGCTGTGGGGCCCTTAGTATGATGATGGGCTAGTGTGAATTTTTGTTGCCTCTCGGAAGCATCCCGAAACACGATGTCTTCATACACGTACACCAAAGCTATTTAAGTTGTTGAGTTGCAATCGTCAAGGTCTTTCGACGGTTCCCAATGACAAGTCCTTCGGTAGCCTTCTCGGATATCACGCCTATAGCTCGTGTATAACGGGAAAGTCAACATTTTAAAACCCACATTTTTTCCCTTTCTCTTTTTCACCTGTTTTCATTGGTGTTCCTAGTtgtgctcctccaacatctttgcagCCATGGAGAGGCACTCTCTGTCATCGTTGACGGCTTTCCGACAACAACCACTACATCGAACTACGTCCTGGGTGCAACAATACCCATGCGTCCCTGACAACACCGATGACAGCCCGACAACCAATGGTCTACACCGACACGCACGATGGGCGCCAGAAGGCACCGGCGCTCACGAAGGTGGAGCTGGTTCGTCTCCGCAACCTCGTCTCCAACAACAATGAAGCGTGGGGGCAACGTCAACCCCCTGATTATTCGTAAGGCCGATGGATGGTGTGACGGTTCACTCAACGAAGGAGAGCTATCGACGGTCTACCGATGCCTCGCCTACATCAACACCAAGAGATCACGGGAGCAGTGCAACGCGCCAGTGCGGCCAACGTGAATCTGTGAAACCCTCCAATCAAGTCAGCTGGCACCGTAGCAGCTAGACGGCCACGACAAGATTGGTAAAAAAATTATTTTTGTTTTCAGGACAAGGCATGATGTTTCGCCATGGAACGATGACAGGATAGGGTTCATTCGTTGGTTGGCATCGTGCATGTTATACGATCCAATGAGCACCCTAGAGAAACACAGGTGTGGATGGACATGCCTACACTAATTTACATTACTATCAACCAATCATCTTCGGGACGACGCTCAATATCACGAACCTCGGGTCAATACCTCTCTAGGCTGCACACATGTTGATGCACAAATTCGTTACAAAAAATGTTTTCAAGTTCGATCGCTTCACGCTCGAACTTTATTTGGTGAGGGGGCATTTGTTTGACGCAGTTTTGTACTAAAGAAGAGAGGTTAAATAAGTACTAAAAAGATACGGACCAACTCTTTTTCCTCTCTCTCTTACATGACTAATCccttaattattattattattattatctgaACAAAAAGGAATTTTCGGGAGTGCATGTCACACAGGGAAGAGTATATGTACACACATGGTGGACTAGTGCATGCACAAACTAGTTAATCTCTTGATTGATCTTGTACGCGATGCATGGCAATTTTGCCTACGtacatacatgcatgcatgagGGCGGTAATATGTACATCGGAAATATATGCCTCGGTTATACGTGGAGGCCACGACGATGGACTTACAAATAAGAATATGAACACCCACACATATGATGGATTGATCGATATATTTTTGAGGTCTAGATGTGCACTTGAAGGTGTCGCGGCTGGTGCAACACAAGTTGAAGCTGTTACATCAAGCATTGGTGGAGTCCAACAAAGACCAAGCCCGAAGGATTGCAGCAGATATACCAGGGAGGTTGTGGTTAGCTAGCCTCATCGTTGTGGGAAGCTGATACAACGCAGCTCCATGGCCAGTATGAAGCAAAGACCTGGCGAGTAAAAGTAAAAAAAGGAGATATATCACAAAAGCTATCATTTTATTGATCGATGATACAAATGTTCACTGGGACTAATGAAACTTTTTTCTGGATGGGCTAAGACAAATTATATTTAACTAAGATGGAACCTATTTTTAAGTGCAGCTTTTGCAGAGCAGTCCATGATCTCTAGCCCGCTCCCTCACTCAGGAGCTTTATATGATAGGATTGTCACGATCTCCGGAAGTGTTCCGCCGGCAGCCAGGAAGGCAACCGCCTCCGCACGATGTCTTGTGTATGGCTCGGCCACCTGTGACGAACTCCGGACTGCATCCTCATGAGCTTCAAGATGGCGGGAGCTAGAAGTCATCATGTCAGCTAGGACGCACGTgcgcttttcagccagtgccgtcATCTCCGTTTCCTTCTCACAGAGGGCCTTGTACTCCTTAGCAAGCTGCTGATTTTTGCTGGCAAGCATCTGATGTTCTTCGGCCAACTTCTTTTGTCTGTTGCAGATGGAGGCGAGGTCGGCAAGGCGCCCCTCTAGGCGCGGCCCTTCCTTCTCGAGGCGGCAAAGTCCTTGAGTGATCCCCGCATGAGCTGCATAGAGTTTCTCCAACAGAGATGACACTTGCACCGGCGCGGGTGCCGATGTGTGGGAAGTGGCAAGACCACCTTTTCCTCCCAGACGAGCCACCACTGCTTCAAGGTGTCGAATCAGAATCTCAAGGTCTGGCGGGACCTCGTTGGCATACGGAATCTTCCACATACTTATCACAGACTCGATTTTAGTTATGGTTAGCTCCTCATTGATCGGCTGCTCCCTTGGCGCCTCTTGTATATCCTTGAGTCCTATTGAGATATACTTTGCTGCTATTCCGGGTGGGAGAACAAGGCTTGGCATTGAGATGTTATTAGTCGGAGGGACTTTGAGCTTCTCGAGCAAAGTGTTTTCTCTAGCAAGGATATTTTGGCGTTGCTCAATTAATACACGGAGCTCTTTTGCCTCATGGGAATAAAAGCCTTCTAGATTAGTTGATTTGCTGGAAACATCTAGAAAGGCGACAAAAAGAGAAAGAGTCAAGAAAGCATCAAAAAAAAATTCATGCAAAGGTGGCGAGGGTACTATACATGTACCTCAAGCAGACGGCCTTGGTTTCTTTGCAGTTATCCCAACATCCTTGTCACTGATAGCACCCGATTACCGCTTTTTGTCCACTTTGGGGGTGCTTGTTGATGTGGTTAAAGAAGCGGGCTTTGTCGCCAGGGAGGCGGGTTTCACGACGAGATCGCTCCCTGCCACACTTGAAGAATTCGCAGCTGGA from Triticum aestivum cultivar Chinese Spring chromosome 3B, IWGSC CS RefSeq v2.1, whole genome shotgun sequence includes these protein-coding regions:
- the LOC123065366 gene encoding uncharacterized protein — protein: MPSLVLPPGIAAKYISIGLKDIQEAPREQPINEELTITKIESVISMWKIPYANEVPPDLEILIRHLEAVVARLGGKGGLATSHTSAPAPVQVSSLLEKLYAAHAGITQGLCRLEKEGPRLEGRLADLASICNRQKKLAEEHQMLASKNQQLAKEYKALCEKETEMTALAEKRTCVLADMMTSSSRHLEAHEDAVRSSSQVAEPYTRHRAEAVAFLAAGGTLPEIVTILSYKAPE